One genomic window of Thermorudis peleae includes the following:
- the topA gene encoding type I DNA topoisomerase, with protein MLVIVESPAKARTISRYLGPGYTVMASMGHVRDLPKSKLGVDVEHGFTPTYVILKEKQPVIKELKERVNQARELILATDPDREGEAIAWHLIEATGAHEKPRRRIVFHEITPEAIRAALQSPRDIDMRLVNAQQARRVLDRLVGYEISPLLWRKVRRGLSAGRVQSVALRLIVEREREIQAFVPQEYWTIAVDLMPEPDGTTEPQPFTAALVRINGEKPELPNEAAARAVAEALERAGYWVQQVTQREKQRRPAPPFTTSTLQQEAARKLRFPVRFTMELAQQLYEGIDLGAEGRQGLITYMRTDSTQVAASAQARAREVIAKQFGEAYLPPEPPVYTKKAKGAQEAHEAIRPTDPARLPNAVKPYLSDAQYKLYRLIWERFIASQMANAIYDTTSVDIVAGTAPDHAPYLLRASGSVIRFPGFLAVYREGRDDEMQDELDQRPLPPLHDGQALRLIAVRPEQHFTQPPPRYTEASLVKTLEELGIGRPSTYAPTIETLKQRQYVQVEDRKLVPTQLGMLVNDLLVEHFPDIVDVQFTSRMEEELDEIASGQREWVPVVAAFYQPFHETVEKAEQTISKVRVADEPTDEVCELCGRPMVIKFGRFGRFLACSGFPECRNKRSLVEKIGVTCPACGQGEIVVRRSKRGRVFYGCSRYPACDFVSWERPTGERCPQCGGLLVVTTRRGQDIVHCSSCSYRAEPIAQPA; from the coding sequence ATGCTCGTCATCGTGGAATCGCCAGCCAAGGCACGGACGATCAGCCGGTATCTTGGCCCGGGTTATACCGTCATGGCATCAATGGGACATGTCCGCGACTTGCCGAAGAGCAAGCTCGGGGTTGACGTCGAGCACGGCTTTACGCCGACCTACGTCATTCTCAAAGAGAAACAGCCGGTCATCAAAGAACTGAAGGAGCGGGTTAACCAAGCGCGCGAGCTGATCCTTGCCACTGACCCAGACCGTGAGGGGGAGGCGATTGCCTGGCATCTGATCGAGGCGACCGGTGCGCATGAAAAGCCGCGCCGCCGGATTGTCTTCCACGAGATTACGCCTGAGGCGATCCGGGCAGCCTTACAAAGCCCACGCGACATCGACATGCGACTCGTGAACGCCCAGCAGGCGCGGCGCGTGCTCGACCGGCTGGTTGGCTATGAGATCAGCCCCTTGCTCTGGCGGAAAGTACGACGGGGGCTCTCAGCTGGGCGTGTGCAATCGGTCGCCTTGCGGCTCATTGTGGAACGTGAGCGAGAAATTCAAGCATTCGTTCCCCAAGAGTATTGGACGATTGCCGTCGACCTCATGCCGGAGCCGGACGGGACAACCGAGCCGCAGCCATTTACGGCAGCGCTTGTCCGGATCAACGGCGAAAAGCCGGAACTCCCAAACGAAGCGGCCGCTCGCGCGGTTGCCGAGGCGCTCGAACGTGCCGGCTACTGGGTGCAACAGGTCACACAGCGAGAGAAGCAGCGCCGCCCTGCCCCACCGTTTACGACCAGCACCTTGCAGCAAGAGGCAGCGCGGAAGTTGCGCTTCCCGGTACGTTTCACGATGGAACTCGCCCAGCAACTCTATGAAGGCATCGACCTTGGAGCGGAAGGGCGCCAGGGTCTCATCACCTACATGCGCACAGACTCAACACAAGTCGCGGCGTCAGCACAGGCGCGAGCGCGTGAGGTCATTGCCAAGCAGTTTGGCGAAGCGTACTTGCCTCCAGAGCCGCCAGTCTATACCAAGAAGGCGAAGGGAGCACAGGAGGCACACGAAGCCATCCGACCAACCGATCCAGCACGCTTGCCGAACGCCGTGAAGCCGTACCTCTCTGACGCACAGTACAAGCTGTATCGATTGATCTGGGAACGCTTTATCGCCAGCCAAATGGCAAATGCGATCTACGACACCACGAGTGTTGACATTGTCGCTGGCACCGCGCCCGATCACGCGCCGTATCTGCTCCGGGCAAGCGGCTCGGTTATCCGCTTCCCTGGCTTCTTGGCCGTCTACCGTGAGGGGCGTGACGACGAAATGCAGGACGAACTCGACCAGCGCCCGCTGCCGCCGTTGCATGACGGCCAGGCCCTGCGACTCATTGCTGTCCGTCCAGAGCAGCACTTTACGCAGCCGCCGCCGCGCTACACTGAGGCAAGCCTGGTGAAGACGCTGGAAGAGCTGGGCATTGGCCGGCCAAGCACCTATGCCCCAACAATTGAGACGCTGAAGCAACGGCAATATGTCCAGGTCGAAGACCGCAAGCTTGTACCAACCCAACTTGGCATGCTGGTCAACGACTTGCTCGTCGAGCACTTCCCCGATATCGTCGACGTGCAATTCACGTCACGGATGGAGGAAGAGCTGGACGAGATTGCCTCGGGACAACGCGAATGGGTACCGGTCGTCGCAGCGTTCTATCAGCCGTTCCATGAGACGGTCGAGAAGGCCGAACAGACAATCAGCAAAGTGCGCGTGGCCGATGAGCCGACAGACGAAGTCTGTGAACTCTGCGGTCGGCCAATGGTGATCAAGTTCGGCCGATTTGGGCGCTTCCTTGCCTGTAGCGGCTTTCCAGAGTGCCGCAACAAGCGGTCGCTGGTCGAGAAGATCGGCGTCACCTGCCCAGCCTGTGGGCAAGGCGAGATTGTGGTGCGGCGGAGCAAGCGTGGACGGGTCTTCTATGGCTGCAGTCGCTACCCAGCGTGTGACTTCGTCAGCTGGGAGCGTCCAACTGGCGAGCGTTGTCCGCAGTGCGGCGGGCTGCTCGTGGTGACGACACGACGCGGGCAGGACATTGTGCACTGCAGCTCATGCAGTTATCGGGCTGAGCCGATCGCTCAACCCGCGTAA
- the hslV gene encoding ATP-dependent protease subunit HslV, producing the protein MAWHGTTILGVLRDGVVALGGDGQVTAGDIVLKHHARKIRALANGSILAGFAGAVADALTLFDKFEQHLRSANGDLRHAAVELAKEWRTDRYLRRLEAQLLVADPQQLLLLSGEGDVLEPDDGVAAIGTGGAYAAAAARALLRHTTLSAPEIVRAAMEVAADLCIYTNHEITLLTAPPLNQGGAHYTDDEREDID; encoded by the coding sequence ATGGCGTGGCACGGCACAACCATTCTTGGCGTTCTGCGTGACGGCGTCGTCGCGTTAGGCGGAGACGGCCAGGTCACGGCCGGCGACATCGTGCTGAAGCACCATGCACGGAAGATCCGCGCGCTGGCAAATGGCAGCATTCTGGCAGGGTTTGCTGGAGCAGTTGCGGACGCGCTTACGCTCTTTGACAAGTTTGAGCAGCATCTGCGCAGTGCGAACGGCGATCTGCGCCATGCTGCGGTTGAACTTGCCAAGGAATGGCGGACAGACCGCTATCTCCGGCGGCTGGAGGCTCAACTCCTTGTCGCTGACCCTCAGCAACTCCTGCTCCTCTCCGGCGAAGGCGACGTGCTAGAGCCAGACGACGGCGTTGCGGCAATTGGGACTGGGGGCGCGTACGCCGCGGCGGCCGCCCGCGCCTTGCTCCGTCACACGACGCTGAGCGCGCCGGAGATTGTCCGCGCCGCCATGGAAGTCGCTGCCGACCTCTGCATCTATACCAACCACGAGATCACGTTGCTCACAGCCCCACCACTCAACCAAGGAGGAGCACACTATACGGACGATGAGCGCGAAGACATTGACTGA
- the hslU gene encoding ATP-dependent protease ATPase subunit HslU, whose product MSAKTLTEKASLALTPAQIVAELDRYIVGQESAKRAVAVALRNRWRWQQLPDEIRRDIFPKNILMIGPTGVGKTEIARRVAKLVDAPFIKVEATKFTEVGYVGRDVESIVRELVEASISMLHGERLEAVRDEAARAALQRLVDLLVEQRMRRRGARSSKDEGEEGEHAEENETPEERRKREAAQRRRLNRQRRRLLELLSHDGLEDETVELDIDTDFDVFIEGNGDFAAEELQEAFGEFLESFPRRRTRRVSIREARRILTQQEAQRLIDFDTVVEAAIKRAEESGIIFIDEIDKLITRGSGEYGPDVSGEGVQRDLLPIVEGSVVMTRYGPVRTDHMLFIAAGAFHGVSPSDLIPELQGRFPIRVELQRLSEDDLYKILTVPENALTRQYAEMLRVEGVTLEFTEDGLREIARYAAEVNERTEDIGARRLATIMERVLEDISFHAPDYAGQTVTIDAAYVRSRVDDVAADDDLSKFIL is encoded by the coding sequence ATGAGCGCGAAGACATTGACTGAAAAAGCATCGCTGGCACTCACGCCAGCACAGATTGTCGCTGAGCTTGATCGCTATATCGTTGGTCAAGAGAGCGCCAAGCGCGCTGTTGCCGTTGCCTTGCGCAACCGCTGGCGATGGCAACAACTTCCCGACGAGATCCGCCGTGATATCTTCCCAAAGAACATCTTGATGATTGGGCCGACCGGCGTAGGCAAGACGGAAATTGCCCGCCGCGTGGCAAAACTCGTCGATGCCCCCTTCATCAAGGTTGAAGCGACAAAGTTCACGGAAGTTGGCTACGTCGGGCGCGATGTCGAGTCGATCGTGCGCGAACTTGTCGAGGCCAGCATCAGTATGCTCCATGGTGAGCGCTTGGAAGCTGTCCGCGACGAGGCTGCGCGCGCGGCACTGCAGCGGCTCGTCGACCTGCTCGTCGAACAGCGAATGCGCCGGCGTGGCGCGCGCTCGAGCAAAGACGAGGGTGAGGAAGGCGAGCACGCTGAGGAGAACGAGACCCCAGAAGAGCGGCGCAAGCGCGAAGCCGCCCAGCGTCGTCGGCTTAACCGGCAGCGTCGTCGCCTGCTGGAACTGCTCAGCCACGATGGGCTCGAAGACGAAACGGTCGAGCTTGACATCGACACCGACTTCGACGTGTTCATCGAAGGCAACGGAGACTTCGCCGCTGAGGAGTTGCAGGAAGCCTTTGGGGAGTTCCTGGAAAGCTTCCCACGACGGCGAACGCGTCGCGTCTCGATTCGTGAAGCGCGGCGTATCCTCACCCAGCAAGAAGCCCAGCGGCTCATCGACTTCGACACTGTCGTTGAAGCGGCGATCAAGCGGGCAGAAGAGTCAGGCATCATCTTCATCGATGAGATCGATAAACTGATCACCCGTGGGTCAGGGGAGTATGGCCCCGACGTCTCGGGGGAAGGCGTGCAACGCGACTTGCTGCCAATCGTCGAAGGCTCGGTCGTGATGACCCGCTACGGGCCCGTCCGCACTGACCACATGCTCTTTATTGCCGCGGGGGCGTTCCACGGCGTGAGTCCTTCTGACCTGATTCCCGAGCTGCAGGGACGGTTCCCGATTCGGGTGGAACTCCAGCGTCTCAGCGAGGATGACCTGTACAAGATCCTGACCGTCCCGGAAAATGCGCTGACACGGCAATATGCTGAGATGCTGCGGGTCGAAGGGGTGACCCTTGAGTTCACCGAGGACGGCTTGCGTGAGATTGCTCGCTATGCCGCTGAGGTGAATGAGCGCACGGAAGATATCGGTGCGCGACGATTGGCGACCATCATGGAGCGCGTGCTCGAGGACATCTCGTTCCATGCACCCGACTATGCGGGGCAGACGGTGACGATCGACGCGGCGTATGTCCGCTCACGGGTCGACGACGTTGCGGCTGACGACGATTTGAGCAAGTTCATCCTCTAG
- a CDS encoding glycosyltransferase family 2 protein: MPTFRRLSILIPVYNEERTVAELLRRVQSVELPLERELVVVDDGSTDGTRAVLSALSPDIPEMRLIFHPVNRGKGAAVRTALEAATGDILLIQDADLEYDPRDYPALLRPILEGRSQVVYGSRFLGEHKAMYFWHAVGNRFLTLVTNLLYDTTLTDMETGYKVFTAEVAQHIALRSERWGFDPEITAQILRRGYRIYEVPISYNGREYWEGKKITWRDGVTVLLTLLRYRFLP; encoded by the coding sequence ATGCCAACGTTCCGCCGGCTCTCGATCCTAATCCCGGTCTATAACGAAGAACGAACCGTCGCGGAGTTACTCAGGCGCGTGCAGAGCGTTGAACTGCCGCTGGAGCGCGAACTGGTCGTCGTTGACGACGGCTCGACCGACGGAACACGGGCTGTCCTCTCGGCACTCTCACCCGATATCCCCGAAATGCGGCTCATCTTCCACCCGGTCAACCGTGGGAAGGGCGCCGCGGTCCGCACCGCCCTCGAAGCTGCGACAGGCGACATTCTGCTGATTCAAGATGCTGACCTGGAATACGATCCCCGCGACTATCCTGCTCTCCTCCGGCCAATTCTTGAAGGTCGGAGCCAGGTCGTCTACGGCTCGCGCTTTCTTGGCGAGCATAAAGCGATGTACTTCTGGCACGCGGTCGGGAACCGCTTCCTGACGCTGGTGACGAACCTGCTCTATGACACGACGCTGACGGACATGGAGACGGGGTACAAGGTCTTCACCGCCGAGGTTGCACAGCACATCGCCCTCCGGAGCGAGCGCTGGGGTTTTGATCCGGAGATCACCGCGCAAATCCTCCGCCGCGGCTATCGCATTTACGAAGTGCCCATTTCCTACAATGGGCGAGAGTATTGGGAGGGCAAGAAGATCACCTGGCGGGACGGGGTGACTGTCCTGCTGACACTGCTTCGCTACCGGTTTTTGCCATAG
- a CDS encoding ROK family protein — MGVDQVIAVDLGGTHLRAARITRDGTLTHHQATETRANEGVAAVIDRICALVEQVAHQAGVAADTPVGIVAPGPLDPVRGVIHMAPNLPGWHDVPLKDELVRRLKRPIVLGNDGNGAALGEALFGAARGARHIVHCVIGTGFGGGIITHGLLVEGVAGLGAEVGHVPVDPNGPRCHCGGIGCLEAFVSGWALARDGEALVQSGRSPSITQLAGGQPVTADIVTAAARQGDPAARAIFAQAGRALAVGLAGLINLFNPEVIVLGGGVAEAGELLTAPLQQWLPTYAMPHIADHVRIVTSSLGPNVGLYGAAARAFLVSDGVPPNAIRLPDR; from the coding sequence ATGGGCGTTGACCAGGTCATCGCAGTTGACCTCGGCGGTACGCACCTGCGCGCAGCCCGCATTACCCGTGACGGGACACTGACACATCACCAGGCCACCGAGACACGCGCAAATGAGGGTGTTGCGGCAGTTATCGACCGGATTTGCGCACTCGTCGAGCAGGTCGCACATCAAGCAGGCGTTGCAGCTGACACGCCGGTCGGCATCGTTGCCCCGGGCCCGCTCGATCCTGTCCGCGGCGTCATCCACATGGCGCCAAACCTCCCCGGCTGGCACGACGTACCACTCAAAGACGAACTCGTGCGTCGTCTGAAGCGACCGATTGTGCTCGGCAACGATGGGAATGGCGCGGCGCTTGGCGAAGCGCTCTTCGGTGCTGCTCGTGGAGCACGACACATTGTGCACTGTGTCATTGGCACGGGCTTCGGGGGTGGCATCATCACCCATGGGTTGCTTGTCGAGGGTGTCGCAGGACTGGGTGCCGAAGTTGGACACGTGCCGGTTGACCCCAACGGGCCGCGCTGCCACTGCGGAGGCATCGGTTGCCTGGAAGCGTTCGTAAGCGGATGGGCACTTGCGCGCGACGGCGAGGCGCTTGTGCAATCTGGCCGGTCGCCCAGCATCACCCAGCTTGCTGGCGGGCAACCGGTCACTGCCGATATCGTCACTGCAGCTGCACGCCAAGGCGATCCGGCAGCACGGGCTATCTTCGCCCAGGCCGGACGAGCGCTGGCGGTCGGGCTTGCAGGTCTCATCAACCTTTTCAACCCGGAAGTGATCGTGCTTGGGGGTGGTGTGGCCGAAGCCGGCGAACTGCTGACAGCACCACTCCAGCAGTGGCTTCCAACCTACGCGATGCCGCATATTGCTGACCATGTGCGTATCGTGACCTCATCCCTTGGACCAAACGTCGGGTTGTACGGCGCGGCTGCTCGCGCGTTCCTCGTCAGTGACGGCGTGCCACCGAACGCGATCCGGCTACCAGACCGGTAG
- a CDS encoding branched-chain amino acid transaminase — MAEHPAYLWWNGKLVRWEEATVHVTDLGWSTVGAVFEGIRMYWNAEAGEGFVFRLQDHLERLHHSMKLVRLERRYSVDELTEAVITLLRANECREDTYIQPVAYRSGGPKSLSGYSPESQIYISIRPMPSELLSGKAVHARVSSWRRIADDVMPPRVKNISNYRNSQLATMEALQDGYDAAILLNTQGKVAEGPGACLMLVRNGKLITPDVTSSILESITRDTLLTLAREDLGLLVEERPVDRTELYLADEVFLCGTAAEITPIASIDRYQIGDGAPGPITQQLARLYHDIVRGIDPRRPLWRTPVGMTQLTKA; from the coding sequence GTGGCGGAGCATCCGGCGTATCTCTGGTGGAACGGCAAGCTTGTGCGGTGGGAAGAGGCGACAGTTCACGTCACCGACCTTGGATGGTCGACCGTCGGGGCTGTCTTCGAAGGCATTCGCATGTACTGGAACGCCGAGGCTGGGGAAGGCTTCGTGTTCCGCCTGCAAGATCACCTGGAGCGATTGCACCACTCGATGAAGCTCGTGCGTCTTGAACGCCGATACAGCGTGGATGAGCTCACTGAAGCGGTCATCACGCTGCTCCGTGCCAATGAGTGTCGCGAAGATACCTACATCCAGCCAGTCGCCTACCGCAGTGGCGGGCCGAAGAGTTTGAGCGGGTATAGCCCTGAGTCGCAAATCTACATTTCGATCCGACCAATGCCATCAGAACTGCTCAGTGGCAAAGCGGTGCATGCCCGTGTCAGCTCGTGGCGACGGATTGCCGATGATGTGATGCCGCCACGAGTCAAGAATATCTCAAACTACCGCAACAGCCAGCTGGCGACGATGGAAGCACTCCAGGATGGCTATGACGCGGCAATCCTGCTGAACACGCAGGGCAAAGTAGCCGAAGGGCCAGGTGCTTGCCTCATGCTGGTGCGGAACGGCAAGCTCATCACGCCCGACGTGACCAGCAGCATTTTGGAGAGTATTACTCGCGACACGCTGCTGACGCTCGCCCGCGAGGACCTTGGGCTGCTCGTGGAAGAGCGACCGGTTGATCGCACCGAACTCTATCTTGCGGACGAAGTCTTCTTGTGCGGCACAGCCGCCGAGATTACCCCAATTGCGAGCATTGATCGGTACCAGATTGGCGATGGCGCACCTGGGCCGATTACCCAGCAACTTGCTCGCCTCTATCACGACATCGTCCGTGGCATCGACCCACGTCGTCCACTCTGGCGCACGCCGGTGGGCATGACCCAGTTGACTAAGGCCTAA